In the Mauremys mutica isolate MM-2020 ecotype Southern chromosome 13, ASM2049712v1, whole genome shotgun sequence genome, one interval contains:
- the LOC123347367 gene encoding olfactory receptor 14A16-like, with product MSNQTSVTEFLLLGFSGVRELQLLHFLVFLVLYLAALMGNILIITVIALDHHLHTPMYFFLLNLSFIDLCYISVPIPKSMVNSLTNSKTISYSGCLTQVFLFLLFAVAELSFLTVMAYDRYVAICQPLHYETIMNRRACVRMAASAWLSSILSSALHTGTTFELTFCGGNVVDQFFCEIPQLLKLTCSETYRRESGAIVFSACLALSCFVFIIVSYVQIFTTVLRIPSEQGRRKAFSTCLPHLFVVSLFLWTLTVAYLKPTSSSTTVRDLMVAVLYSVVPPMMNPIIYSMRNKEIQAALRRLIAGRLFTMNIKSIVLP from the coding sequence ATGAGCAACCAAACTTCAGTGACTGAGTTTCTTCTCTTGGGATTCTCTGGTGTTCGGGAGCTGCAGCTGTTACACTTTCTGGTGTTTCTAGTTCTTTATCTGGCAGCCCTGATGGGGAATATTCTCATCATCACAGTCATAGCCCTTGACCATCATCTTCAtacccccatgtactttttcctccTCAACTTATCCTTCATAGACCTCTGCTACATCTCTGTCCCCATTCCTAAATCCATGGTCAATTCACTAACCAACTCCAAGACAATTTCTTATTCTGGGTGCCTCACCcaagtctttctctttctcttatttGCTGTAGCTGAGCTCAGCTTCCTCACTGTCATGGCATATGAtcgatatgtcgccatctgccaacctCTTCATTATGAGACTATAATGAACAGAAGAGCTTGTGTCCGAATGGCAGCCAGTGCATGGCTCAGTAGTATTCTCAGCTCTGCACTACACACTGGGACCACATTTGAATTAACCTTCTGTGGAGGGAACgtggtggatcagttcttctgtgaaatcccccagctacTCAAGCTCACCTGCTCTGAGACATATCGCAGAGAATCTGGGGCAATTGTCTTTAGTGCTTGTTTAGCTTTaagctgctttgtttttataattgtatcgtatgttcagatcttcaccacggtgctgagaatcccctctgagcagggccggcgtaaagccttctccacctgccttcctCACCTCTTCGTGGTTTCCTTGTTCCTCTGGACTCTTACTGTTGCCTACCTGAAGCCCACCTCCAGCTCAACAACAGTCCGGGATCTCATGGTAGCTGTTCTCTATTCCGTGGTGCCTCCAATGATGAATcccatcatctacagcatgaggaacaaggagatccaAGCTGCCCTGAGGAGACTGATAGCAGGGAGATTATTCACCATGAATATAAAGTCCATAGTTCTCCCTTGA